The following coding sequences lie in one Candidatus Eremiobacterota bacterium genomic window:
- a CDS encoding 7-carboxy-7-deazaguanine synthase QueE, producing MQLAEIFYSIQGEGMWTGTPAVFVRLAGCNLACDFCDTDYSTKFFAAVDEVVARVRGIGGDCPMVVLTGGEPLAQTETTALIEALRRDGRRVHIESNGSIFTQLPADVWLCVSPKERLDPRMAQRANEAKLIVDERVPEELLANFAAQPTILLQPEGNKPRNVAVAVDYAKAHPERFRLSLQTHKFIGLP from the coding sequence TTGCAACTAGCGGAAATTTTCTACAGCATTCAGGGCGAGGGGATGTGGACCGGCACACCCGCAGTCTTCGTTCGATTGGCCGGTTGCAACTTGGCATGTGATTTCTGCGACACGGATTACTCGACGAAATTCTTTGCCGCCGTCGACGAAGTCGTCGCGCGCGTGCGCGGTATCGGAGGCGACTGTCCGATGGTCGTGCTCACCGGCGGCGAGCCGCTCGCCCAAACCGAAACGACGGCATTGATCGAAGCGCTGCGGCGCGATGGGCGCCGAGTGCACATCGAATCCAACGGGAGTATTTTCACCCAGCTGCCCGCGGACGTTTGGCTCTGCGTCTCACCCAAGGAGCGCCTCGATCCCCGCATGGCGCAACGCGCGAATGAGGCGAAGCTCATCGTGGACGAGCGCGTCCCCGAGGAGCTTCTCGCGAACTTTGCCGCTCAACCGACGATCCTCTTGCAGCCGGAAGGCAACAAGCCGCGCAACGTCGCCGTGGCGGTCGACTATGCCAAAGCGCATCCTGAGCGGTTTCGCCTCTCGTTGCAGACGCACAAATTCATCGGCCTGCCGTGA
- a CDS encoding 6-carboxytetrahydropterin synthase, translating into MRKRFRFEAAHTLPFHPGKCARMHGHSYRLEISVRGPLRTRGPARGMVDDFDRIERVVGERVVAVLDHQNLNDFIDNPTVENIVLWIWKRLEPSLIRLDEIVVWETATACAVLRRADIARHAPF; encoded by the coding sequence ATCCGCAAGCGTTTCCGCTTCGAAGCCGCGCATACTCTGCCGTTTCATCCCGGGAAATGCGCGCGAATGCACGGTCATTCGTATCGGCTGGAAATTTCCGTTCGCGGACCGCTTCGCACGCGCGGTCCGGCCCGCGGGATGGTCGATGATTTCGATCGGATCGAACGCGTCGTCGGCGAGCGCGTCGTCGCCGTGCTCGACCACCAGAACCTCAACGATTTCATCGACAATCCCACCGTGGAAAATATCGTTTTGTGGATCTGGAAGCGACTCGAGCCCTCGCTGATACGGTTAGATGAGATCGTGGTCTGGGAAACGGCGACCGCCTGCGCCGTCCTGCGCCGCGCGGACATCGCCCGGCACGCGCCATTCTGA
- a CDS encoding amidohydrolase has translation MNARANELVTYRRHFHTNPELSMEEYETAAFIERELRSFGFEEIRTGVGKTGLLATLRGGKPGCVTLLRADMDALPVEELNDVPYRSARAGIMHACGHDGHMAILLAAARELMGRRDEVPGTLVFCFQPGEEGHSGNKQMIDDGALENPHVDRTFALHLYSGLDVGKVGVRDGPFFASSDRFDIELNGLGGHGAMPDRAVDPIVGAAELVTLLQTVASREIAPQQPVVVTVGSLHAGTTFNVIPDCARMQGTVRAFDERVRETLPQRIERLIAGLCGALRLEYRFDYQWIYPPTINDPAANAIVRAVARTVAGPENVVDPHEIVMWSEDMSFMQQQRPGAYFLVGARGPGSTEPHHSARFDVDEAALELGFQMMVGLGLSSRDG, from the coding sequence ATGAATGCGCGTGCTAATGAACTCGTCACATATCGCCGGCATTTTCATACAAACCCCGAGCTCTCGATGGAGGAGTACGAAACGGCCGCCTTCATCGAGCGCGAGTTGCGAAGCTTCGGATTTGAGGAGATCCGCACGGGCGTCGGAAAGACCGGTCTGCTCGCGACGTTGCGCGGGGGCAAGCCCGGCTGCGTCACGCTCCTGCGTGCCGACATGGATGCGCTGCCGGTCGAGGAGCTCAACGACGTGCCCTATCGGTCGGCGCGAGCAGGCATCATGCACGCGTGCGGTCACGACGGGCATATGGCGATTCTCTTGGCCGCGGCCCGCGAGCTGATGGGGCGGCGAGATGAAGTGCCGGGCACTCTCGTTTTCTGTTTTCAGCCAGGTGAAGAAGGCCATTCCGGCAACAAGCAGATGATCGACGACGGCGCACTGGAGAACCCGCACGTCGATCGCACGTTTGCGCTGCATCTCTATAGCGGGCTCGACGTTGGAAAGGTCGGCGTTCGCGACGGCCCGTTCTTCGCTTCATCGGATCGCTTCGACATCGAGCTGAACGGCCTCGGCGGCCATGGCGCGATGCCGGATAGGGCCGTCGATCCGATCGTCGGTGCGGCCGAACTGGTAACGCTCCTGCAAACGGTGGCCAGCCGCGAAATCGCTCCGCAGCAGCCCGTCGTCGTCACGGTAGGATCGCTCCACGCAGGGACGACGTTCAACGTCATTCCTGACTGCGCCCGGATGCAAGGCACCGTGCGTGCGTTCGATGAACGCGTTCGGGAAACGCTTCCGCAACGCATCGAACGTTTAATCGCAGGTTTGTGCGGCGCGCTGCGGCTCGAATATCGTTTCGATTATCAATGGATCTACCCGCCGACGATCAACGACCCGGCGGCCAATGCGATCGTGCGCGCCGTTGCGCGAACGGTCGCGGGCCCCGAGAACGTGGTCGACCCGCACGAGATCGTCATGTGGTCCGAGGACATGTCATTCATGCAGCAGCAACGGCCCGGCGCGTACTTTCTCGTGGGTGCGCGCGGGCCCGGTTCGACCGAGCCGCATCACAGCGCTCGCTTCGACGTTGACGAAGCCGCACTCGAACTCGGGTTTCAGATGATGGTCGGGTTAGGCTTGAGCTCCCGCGATGGATAG
- a CDS encoding thiamine pyrophosphate-dependent dehydrogenase E1 component subunit alpha produces MASTDFATGTLERHGLSDEQLRAIFRNMLLQRQLDNRGFQLNRQGKVPFALGSEGHEALQAGAAMAFNRGRDLLAPYYRDLGLCLGIGLSAYEIMLSIFARAADHNGGRQFPNHYSSKAAGLMSFSSILAAHLPHAVGAAYALKYRGETGRAVLATCGDGTTSEGEWHESMNFAAIHRLPFVMLVENNEWAISTPITKQMAEPEIWKRAAGYGIPGRRFNGFDPIETYAAVHEAMDRARNGGGPTLIEGTCYRYLAHSTDDNDMTYRTREIVLERRKQDPVPAFEALLLEHEILRAGDVEEMRKGVLRETNEATDAAEAQPYPTSADLYVHVHEGAWQPWQS; encoded by the coding sequence ATGGCTAGTACCGATTTTGCAACCGGGACGTTGGAACGCCACGGACTGAGCGACGAGCAGTTGCGCGCGATCTTCCGCAACATGTTGCTTCAGCGTCAGCTCGACAATCGCGGCTTTCAGCTCAATCGCCAAGGTAAGGTTCCGTTCGCTCTGGGTAGCGAAGGGCACGAAGCGCTACAGGCGGGCGCCGCCATGGCCTTCAACCGCGGACGCGACCTTCTTGCGCCCTACTATCGCGATCTGGGCCTCTGCCTCGGAATCGGGCTTTCCGCCTACGAAATCATGCTCTCCATTTTCGCCCGCGCGGCCGATCACAACGGCGGACGCCAATTTCCGAACCACTATTCCTCCAAGGCGGCGGGATTGATGTCGTTCTCCTCGATCCTTGCCGCGCATTTGCCGCACGCCGTCGGTGCAGCCTACGCCCTCAAGTACCGCGGTGAGACCGGTCGTGCGGTGTTGGCAACGTGCGGCGATGGAACCACCAGTGAAGGCGAGTGGCACGAGTCGATGAATTTTGCCGCGATCCACCGGCTGCCGTTCGTCATGCTCGTCGAGAACAATGAGTGGGCGATTTCGACGCCGATCACCAAGCAGATGGCCGAACCGGAAATTTGGAAGCGCGCGGCGGGATATGGAATTCCCGGCCGGCGATTCAACGGCTTCGATCCGATCGAAACGTACGCTGCGGTGCACGAGGCGATGGATCGCGCGCGCAACGGCGGCGGTCCGACGCTGATCGAGGGCACGTGCTACCGCTATCTTGCGCACTCGACCGACGATAATGACATGACGTACCGCACGCGCGAAATCGTTCTGGAGCGTCGCAAGCAAGATCCGGTGCCCGCCTTCGAGGCGCTCCTCCTCGAGCACGAGATCCTGCGCGCCGGCGATGTTGAGGAGATGCGCAAAGGCGTGTTGCGCGAGACCAACGAAGCGACCGACGCCGCCGAAGCACAGCCCTATCCAACCTCCGCAGATCTGTACGTTCACGTTCACGAAGGAGCATGGCAGCCGTGGCAGTCGTAA
- a CDS encoding thiamine pyrophosphate-dependent dehydrogenase E1 component subunit alpha, which translates to MLMQRTLENRGFQLNRQGKIPFASASEGHEAVQAGAAMAFARGKDILVPYYRDLGLALGIGLTPYEVLLSLFARAADNSAGRQFPHHYASRRLGLQTISSVIAAQLPHAVGAAYALALRGEQGRAVLTTFGDGATSEGEWHESLNFAAVHRLPVVFLCENNEWAISTPLSKQMAQPDVYKRAAGYGIPGTVVNGMDPIACFAAVGEALTRARSGAGPTLVEAKCYRFLSHTTDDDDRTYRSREEVETRRKDDPVPGFERLLLEHEILTRDRSEALKRSVLEEVNDATDRAEAMAYPAAHDVFEQVYGDRWSAWI; encoded by the coding sequence ATGCTGATGCAGCGAACGCTGGAAAACCGCGGCTTTCAGCTCAATCGTCAGGGTAAGATTCCGTTTGCTTCGGCGAGCGAGGGACATGAAGCCGTGCAGGCCGGGGCGGCAATGGCGTTCGCACGCGGCAAGGACATCCTCGTGCCGTACTATCGCGATCTTGGCCTCGCACTCGGCATCGGCCTCACCCCCTATGAAGTTTTGCTCTCACTCTTTGCGCGAGCGGCCGATAACTCGGCGGGGCGGCAATTCCCGCATCACTACGCCAGCCGGCGCCTCGGCCTGCAAACGATCAGCTCCGTGATCGCCGCCCAGCTCCCGCATGCGGTTGGAGCGGCGTACGCCCTGGCTCTGCGCGGGGAGCAAGGCCGTGCCGTCCTGACGACGTTCGGCGACGGAGCGACGAGCGAAGGCGAGTGGCATGAGTCGCTCAATTTTGCGGCGGTGCATAGGTTACCGGTGGTCTTTCTCTGCGAGAACAATGAATGGGCGATCTCGACCCCGCTCTCAAAGCAAATGGCACAGCCTGACGTCTACAAACGTGCCGCGGGCTACGGGATTCCCGGGACAGTCGTCAACGGAATGGATCCGATCGCGTGCTTCGCCGCCGTGGGCGAGGCGTTGACGCGAGCCCGCAGCGGCGCCGGTCCGACGTTAGTCGAAGCCAAGTGCTATCGCTTCCTGTCGCATACCACCGACGACGACGACCGTACCTACCGCTCCCGCGAGGAAGTGGAAACGCGCCGGAAGGACGACCCGGTGCCCGGTTTCGAGCGGCTTCTCCTGGAGCACGAGATTTTGACTCGCGACCGGTCGGAAGCATTGAAGCGCAGCGTCCTCGAAGAAGTCAACGACGCCACCGATCGGGCGGAAGCGATGGCCTATCCGGCCGCGCACGACGTATTCGAGCAGGTGTATGGCGATCGCTGGAGCGCGTGGATTTGA
- a CDS encoding 2-oxo acid dehydrogenase subunit E2: MATTITMPQLGETVTEGTVAQWLKSVGESVDKYEDFVEVSTDKVNAGVPSPVTGTIRELLVKEGETVATGTPIAVIDEAGAAAVAAPPAQTPSATSSQTPAQGPSGNGASSIAASPAVRRLAREHHVDIRTIKGSGANGRVTADDILAATHAGASTAPSGAAAPAPAAAPPSPPASPTVVPGATRTSTYAQPIPGTFVPLSQARRIIAERMVESRHTAPHAWSMVEIDVTDVWQWRLREKDRFERESGYKLTLLPFFIRAVVQALAAFPLMNAKFAAASSSTQPGIQVSDEVNIGIAIGLAANLIVPVIKHADKLSVKGIAIAAGELIDKARRGKLGVDELAGGTFTVNNNGANGSWASAPIINAGQAGIVTMEAVVKKLVVRDDDSIAIRRMMNSCLSLDHRVVDGYVASGFLAELKRRLESMGPQGEF, encoded by the coding sequence ATGGCAACCACGATTACGATGCCGCAACTCGGCGAAACGGTCACCGAAGGCACCGTCGCGCAATGGCTCAAGAGCGTTGGCGAGAGCGTGGACAAGTACGAAGATTTCGTCGAAGTCTCGACCGACAAAGTTAACGCCGGCGTTCCTTCACCGGTCACCGGAACGATTCGCGAGCTCCTGGTCAAGGAGGGTGAAACGGTCGCCACCGGCACGCCGATTGCCGTGATCGACGAGGCTGGTGCAGCCGCGGTTGCAGCTCCCCCGGCCCAGACGCCCAGCGCGACGAGCTCGCAAACACCAGCGCAAGGACCGTCAGGAAACGGTGCTTCGTCGATTGCCGCCTCGCCCGCGGTACGTCGTCTCGCGCGCGAGCATCATGTCGATATCCGTACGATTAAGGGCAGTGGCGCGAACGGGCGCGTGACCGCCGACGATATTCTCGCCGCCACCCACGCCGGCGCTTCGACCGCTCCAAGTGGCGCCGCCGCTCCGGCCCCTGCTGCAGCGCCGCCGTCGCCGCCCGCATCGCCCACGGTCGTGCCGGGCGCAACGCGGACCTCGACCTACGCGCAGCCGATCCCCGGCACGTTCGTTCCCCTCTCCCAAGCCCGGCGCATCATCGCTGAACGCATGGTCGAAAGCCGGCACACCGCGCCGCACGCGTGGTCGATGGTGGAGATCGACGTGACCGACGTCTGGCAGTGGCGGTTGCGCGAGAAGGATCGTTTCGAACGCGAAAGTGGCTACAAGCTGACGCTCTTGCCGTTCTTCATTCGTGCGGTCGTCCAGGCGCTCGCGGCATTTCCCTTGATGAACGCCAAGTTCGCCGCCGCGTCGAGTTCGACTCAGCCGGGAATTCAGGTCAGCGACGAAGTCAACATCGGCATCGCCATCGGGCTGGCAGCGAATCTCATCGTTCCGGTCATTAAGCACGCCGATAAGCTTTCGGTCAAGGGCATTGCAATCGCGGCAGGAGAGCTCATCGACAAAGCGCGCAGAGGCAAACTCGGCGTTGACGAGCTCGCCGGCGGAACGTTCACCGTCAACAACAACGGCGCAAACGGTTCGTGGGCGTCGGCGCCAATCATCAACGCCGGCCAAGCGGGCATCGTAACCATGGAGGCCGTGGTCAAGAAGCTCGTCGTGCGCGACGACGACTCGATCGCTATCCGCCGTATGATGAACTCTTGCCTCTCGCTGGACCACCGCGTCGTCGACGGCTACGTCGCCAGCGGTTTCCTCGCCGAGTTGAAACGGCGGCTCGAGTCCATGGGCCCGCAAGGAGAGTTTTAA
- a CDS encoding FAD-dependent oxidoreductase, with product MDSAIGTDARRYVIVGNGFAGTTAAEQLRKHDSSCEITLFGDEPYTLYNRISLPPMLRRQIPEEKVMIRNLAWHQEHRIALHLRAHVERIIPEECVVEVEGKRYPYDALLIATGGRPNPTGKPGSEDAANLFAFQYLDDTRAISEQIDRSRAAVAIGGSFIAYELSEAFASRGLETHWLMRGPRGLHRIMDEEAGALLHEAAAADGVHMHYGEEVEEFVRSNGAIAKVRTTSGKEIVAECYAYGFGLAMNTELCDGSGIHTSKNGIVCDDHLETNVKGVYAAGDVADFYDPILELRYRMGTWNNAGAHGKVVALNMMGGSERYHDVPEYSSLLFKGQTITQFGLGTDLRPELEVARKIDREKKWYRALFFWEDRLVGGLMLGKGNRAGKRKYVEAIKSKQRFPKPEWSAMLDWTA from the coding sequence ATGGATAGCGCGATCGGCACCGACGCGCGCCGCTACGTGATCGTCGGAAACGGTTTTGCCGGTACGACCGCGGCCGAGCAACTTCGCAAACACGACTCGTCATGTGAAATCACGCTTTTCGGCGACGAGCCGTACACACTCTACAATCGGATCTCGCTCCCGCCGATGCTCCGAAGGCAAATCCCCGAAGAAAAGGTGATGATTCGCAACCTGGCGTGGCACCAGGAGCACCGAATAGCGCTTCATTTACGCGCCCACGTCGAGCGCATCATTCCCGAGGAGTGCGTCGTCGAGGTGGAGGGCAAGCGCTATCCCTACGACGCTTTGCTGATTGCGACCGGCGGCCGGCCGAACCCCACCGGAAAACCGGGTTCCGAGGATGCTGCGAATCTCTTTGCGTTCCAATATCTTGACGACACTCGCGCTATCTCCGAGCAGATCGATCGCAGTCGCGCGGCGGTCGCTATCGGCGGGTCGTTCATCGCCTACGAACTTTCCGAGGCATTCGCATCGCGGGGCCTCGAGACGCACTGGCTCATGCGCGGACCGCGCGGACTGCACCGCATCATGGACGAGGAGGCTGGCGCCCTGCTTCACGAGGCCGCGGCGGCCGACGGCGTCCACATGCACTATGGTGAAGAGGTCGAAGAGTTCGTCCGATCCAACGGCGCGATCGCCAAAGTGCGCACGACCTCGGGCAAGGAGATCGTCGCGGAATGCTATGCATATGGCTTTGGATTGGCGATGAACACCGAGCTTTGCGACGGCTCAGGAATTCATACGAGTAAGAACGGCATCGTCTGCGACGATCATCTCGAGACCAACGTCAAGGGGGTCTACGCCGCCGGCGACGTTGCCGATTTTTACGATCCGATTCTCGAACTGCGCTACCGGATGGGCACGTGGAACAACGCCGGCGCTCACGGAAAAGTGGTCGCGCTCAACATGATGGGTGGCAGCGAGCGATATCACGACGTGCCCGAGTATTCGTCGCTGCTCTTCAAGGGGCAAACGATCACGCAGTTCGGACTGGGTACCGATCTACGGCCGGAGCTCGAAGTCGCCCGCAAAATCGACCGGGAGAAGAAGTGGTATCGCGCACTCTTTTTTTGGGAGGATCGTTTGGTCGGCGGTCTGATGCTCGGTAAAGGCAACCGCGCCGGCAAACGCAAGTACGTCGAAGCAATCAAGTCGAAGCAGCGATTTCCAAAGCCCGAATGGAGCGCGATGTTGGACTGGACGGCGTAG
- a CDS encoding 1,4-dihydroxy-6-naphthoate synthase, which yields MSPITLAYSPCPNDTYVFAALTNGLLEGAPPVQAHLADIEELNQSAARGEFELTKVSYGAVPYLLDRYRILPSGGAIGRGCGPLLVALPAESPPLFAEFAEQRIAIPGERTTAYMLLELALGRRPRVVPMRFDRIIPAVVNGDIDAGLVIHESRFTYRDAGLISIADLGEWWETMTRLPIPLGAILVRNDISDEHVRELDSAIRQSLAFARESEAAVMPYVRERAVEMNDDVIRAHIELYVNEFTDDLGQVGREAVSALFSRAHDAGILHRPIEPCFAIAS from the coding sequence ATGAGCCCGATCACGTTGGCCTACTCGCCGTGCCCGAACGATACGTACGTCTTCGCCGCACTCACGAACGGTCTGCTCGAAGGCGCACCGCCGGTGCAAGCCCATCTCGCCGATATCGAGGAACTGAATCAGAGCGCCGCGCGCGGCGAGTTCGAACTCACAAAAGTCAGTTACGGCGCCGTTCCTTACCTCTTGGATCGCTATCGAATTCTTCCGTCAGGCGGCGCGATTGGTCGCGGCTGCGGTCCATTGTTGGTGGCGTTGCCCGCCGAATCGCCACCGCTCTTTGCCGAATTCGCCGAGCAGCGAATCGCCATTCCGGGCGAACGCACGACCGCGTATATGCTCTTGGAGCTTGCACTCGGGCGGCGACCCAGAGTCGTGCCGATGCGTTTTGACCGCATCATTCCCGCCGTGGTCAATGGCGACATCGATGCGGGCCTCGTCATTCACGAATCGCGCTTTACCTATCGCGACGCCGGCCTCATCTCCATCGCCGACCTGGGTGAGTGGTGGGAGACCATGACACGGCTTCCCATTCCTTTGGGCGCGATTCTCGTCCGCAACGACATTTCCGACGAGCACGTGCGCGAGCTCGATTCGGCAATCCGGCAAAGCCTCGCCTTTGCCCGCGAAAGCGAGGCGGCGGTTATGCCCTACGTACGCGAACGCGCGGTCGAAATGAATGACGACGTGATACGGGCGCACATCGAGCTGTACGTCAATGAGTTTACCGACGATCTCGGGCAGGTCGGACGCGAAGCGGTGAGCGCGCTGTTTTCGCGGGCGCACGACGCTGGAATCTTGCATCGCCCGATTGAGCCGTGCTTCGCCATCGCTTCCTAG
- a CDS encoding alpha-ketoacid dehydrogenase subunit beta — protein MAAVAVVSAKTTVMNNVEAVRATLYDALKADERTLIIGEDVGARGNVFLITKDFVQEFGERRVIDTPIAEASIVGIAVGMAMEGLRPIAEIQFADFIYPSFNQIVGEAAKIRYRSNGEYTCPLVIRTPYGGGVRGALSHSVSIEALFYHVPGLKIVAPAFPADVKGLLNTAIDDPDPVLFLEHKKTYRLIKGDVPTGHYTIPLGKANVLNEGTQLTVVSYGLYVHWALEAAQQLANEGFAVEVIDLRSIRPMDKTTILNSVEKTRKLLIIHEDNKFGGIGAEISAMVAEEALFSLDAPIRRLCGPDVPAMGYALPLEEEFMTTPAQMADAMREMVKF, from the coding sequence ATGGCAGCCGTGGCAGTCGTAAGCGCAAAGACGACCGTGATGAACAACGTCGAAGCCGTCCGCGCGACGCTCTACGACGCGCTCAAGGCCGACGAACGCACGTTAATCATCGGCGAGGATGTCGGCGCTCGCGGCAACGTTTTCCTCATCACCAAGGACTTCGTGCAAGAATTCGGCGAGCGCCGAGTCATCGATACCCCGATCGCCGAGGCATCCATCGTTGGAATCGCCGTAGGAATGGCGATGGAAGGGCTGCGTCCCATCGCCGAAATTCAATTCGCCGATTTCATTTATCCGTCGTTTAATCAGATCGTCGGCGAAGCGGCGAAGATTCGCTATCGTTCCAACGGCGAGTACACCTGTCCGCTCGTGATTCGTACGCCCTATGGCGGCGGAGTACGCGGTGCGCTCTCTCACTCCGTTTCCATCGAGGCGCTCTTCTATCACGTACCCGGGCTCAAAATCGTCGCGCCGGCCTTCCCCGCCGATGTCAAGGGACTGCTGAACACCGCGATCGACGATCCCGATCCCGTGCTCTTCTTAGAACATAAGAAAACGTACCGGCTGATCAAAGGCGACGTTCCTACCGGCCACTACACGATTCCGCTCGGTAAGGCAAACGTCCTGAACGAAGGTACTCAGTTGACCGTCGTGTCGTACGGGCTTTACGTCCACTGGGCGCTCGAAGCCGCGCAACAGCTGGCGAATGAAGGGTTCGCCGTTGAAGTGATAGACTTGCGCTCGATTCGGCCGATGGATAAGACAACGATATTGAATAGTGTCGAGAAGACGCGCAAGCTGCTGATCATTCACGAAGACAACAAGTTCGGAGGCATCGGCGCCGAGATCAGTGCGATGGTCGCCGAAGAAGCGCTCTTCTCCCTCGACGCGCCGATTCGGCGCCTCTGCGGGCCCGATGTTCCCGCGATGGGGTATGCGCTGCCGCTCGAGGAAGAGTTCATGACGACGCCGGCGCAAATGGCCGACGCGATGCGGGAGATGGTGAAGTTCTGA